In Rhinoraja longicauda isolate Sanriku21f chromosome 29, sRhiLon1.1, whole genome shotgun sequence, the sequence cagtagaacagcaatggcaggtattcctgggaataatgcagaggttgcaggatcaatttattccaaagaggtggaaagactctaaggggagtaagagacacctgtggctgacaagggaagtcagggacagcataaaaattaaggagaggaagtataacatagcaaagaagagtgggaagacagaggattgggactcttttaaagagcaacaaaagttaactaaaaaggcaatacggggagaaaagatgaggtacgagggtaaactagccaataatacaaaggaggatagcaaaaaaaaatttaggtacgtgaagaggaaaaaaatagtcaaggcaaatgtggctcccttgaagacagaagcaggggaatttattatggggaacaaagaaatggcagacgagttaaaccgttactttggatctgtcttcactgaggaagatacacacaatctcccaaatgttctaggggccggagaacctagggtgatggaggaactgaaggaaatccacattaggcaggaaatggttttgggtagactgatgggactgaaggctgataaatccccagggcctgatggtctgcatcccacggtacttaaggaggtggctctagaaatagtggaagcattggagatcatttttcaatgttctatagattcaggatcagttcctgtggattggaggatagcaaatgttatcccactttttaagaaaggagggagagagaaaacgggtaattatagaccagttagtctgacatcaattataaaagacgaaattgctgagcttttggatagcggtaacaggatcattccgagtcagcatggatttacgaaggggaaatcatgcttgacaaatctactggaattttttgaggatgtaactaggaaaattgacaggggagagtcagtggatgtggtgtacctcgactttcagaaagccttcgacaaggtcccacataggagattagtgggcaaaattagggcacatggtattgggggtagggtactgacatggatagaaaattggttgacagacagaaagcaaagagtggggataaatgggtccctttcggaatggcaggcagtgaccagtggggtaccgcaaggttcggtgctgggaccccagctatttacgatatacattaatgacttagacgaagggattaaaagtaccattagcaaatttgcagatgatactaagctggggggtagtgtgaattgtgaggaagatgcaataaggctgcagggtgacttggacaggttgtgtgagtgggcggatacatggcagatgcagtttaatgtagataagtgtgaggttattcactttggaagtaagaatagaaaggcagattattatctgaatggtgtcaagttaggaggagggggagttcaacgagatctgggtgtcctagtgcatcagtcaatgaaaggaagcatgcaggtacagcaggcagtgaagaaagccaatggaatgttggtcttcgtaacaagaggagttgagtataggagcaaagaggtccttctacagttgtaccgggccctggtgagaccgtacctggagtactgtgtgcagttttggtctccaaatttgaggaaggatattcttgctattgaggttcactaggttaattcccggaatggcgggactgtcgtatgttgaaaggctggagcaattaggcttgtgtacactggaatttagaaggatgaggggggatcttattgaaacatataagataattaggggattggacacattagaggcaggaaacatgttcccaatcatcatcatcatcatcatcatatcatatatatacagccaatgttgggggagtccagaacaaggggccacagtttaagaataaggggtaggccatttagaacggagatgaggaagaacattttcactcagagaatggtgaaggtgtggaattctctgccagttcgttggatgctttcaagagagagctggatagagctcttaaggatagcggagtgagggggtatggggagaaggcaggaacggggtactgattgagagtgatcagccatgatcgcattgaatggcggtgctggctcgaagggctgaatggcctactcctgcacctattgtctattgacaataaaAGACTTGCGTGCCTGCAGCGCTCCGGTTTGCGCTCGGGATTGCGGCATCTGCAGCCTGTTGGTGCAGCGAAGGAAGTGACGTCGCAGGGAGTCGGTCAAAGGTGAGCGGGACCGGCCGAGCTTCCTCTACTGCTGGCGGCGGCCATCGAGCATCAGCCGGTAATGCCACCCTTCGCAATCCGCCGCCATCCTCCGCTGCGCGGCCCCGTCACCTCCCCGGCGCCCCCGACCCGCGGCCGCACCCACCCTCTCTCTACACCCCGACAAGTATTGGGCGGCTCCGTGTCGGTTGACGGGGTGGATGAGAGGTCTGATGTCGGGGCCTCACCTGAGCGGGCCGAGCTACGGCACCACAGCCGCCGGCGCTTCACTCCTACCGTTGCCCCGGAGGCCGGGCAGGGAGCTCCGGTGTCaatgagtgcaggaaggaaccgcgcagacgctggttcacaccgacgatagatagacacaacccggggatgctgcctgtcccgctgagttactccagcatcttgcgttcATCTCCGGTGTCACTGGGCCCGGGGGCTCGGCGTTAAGATCAGCCCCTCACGTCGCTGCTGGGCTGGGCAACGCAGCCAGTGCTCGCTCGGAGGGCagagactgcagctgctggaacctGGTGCAAAACCCAGAGTGTAGGAGGAACTcagagagggccaggcagcattagtggaggGGAATGCAACCCACGTTGGCTCAAAGACCTGCACTGACACCAATGCACTGACGAAAAAATACTGCAGCTGGGAAGGTGTCTAACTTTAGCTgagttgaaggggggggggatgtagaAATGAGTGGAAGACCTgccagaggggtctcgacccgaaacgtcacccattccttctctccagagatgcagcctggccgctgagtcactccagcattttgtgtctatcctcggtgataGATAGATCCAGGAGGGGGGCTTCATGGGCAGATGAGTAAGTTGGGTAGAGATAGGTACTAAGGGATGAGTGCGgcttgtgtcccccccccccttgtctatTGCCAGAGTTTGAAGAGTCCTGacatgaaacttcacctatccatagtgtaatgtttcatttcactacacatttatgtgtatgtgacaaataaacgactattgactgctGGGCTGTGTCCCTCCCTCGCCTCACCTCCAACTTTTCCCCCCTACTCCCATCAATCTGAAGACTTGTCCTGACCTGACACATCATCCATCcgctttcctccaaagatgctgcctgacccgctgagttcatctggcaccttgtgctttgctcaagatttcagcacatGCTTGTGTCCCTTTTGCTAAAAATCAGGATGATTGAGCAAGATGTGGTGAAGGACATTCACGTGTATTTCTCACCTTTCAGCCTGTCCCAAAGCACCCTGCAGTCAGTGAAGTGTGGAGTTTGTTAGCTAATTGTCTGCTCCTCTTGAACAGCAGTTTGATAATAATAATCAtttaaatatcttcgatttgaggGATAAATATCAGCCAGAAGATGAGGCATGAAACTCCTCAACCATTCAGCATCACTTTTGCTCTTTGAAAGAGTCCAGTGGGATCTTGAGAGGGCCCTGTTTGACCTCAGTTGATGGAAAGTACCTGCTGTATATTGCAGCAGTTTCTCAATACTGTAGTAGTCTCGATGCAGGTTTTTGGACCAGGTTGGTTGCAGGTCTAAAGCTATCTGGAACAGCTTCCTACTCAAGAGTTACATATTTTGATGTGCCACTTTTGCAACACAATCTATCTTTGTTTTTTGCAGAAATGGGGAAGTTTATGAAACCTGGGAAGGTGGTTTTGGTGCTGGCCGGTCGCTACGCTGGACGCAAAGGTGTCATTGTAAAGGTGCAATTTAATCTTTCATTTAATAGATGTTGGCCTGTGGGTAAATAAGTGGGTATAAATGTCATTGTTAGGAGAATTTCACACCTATCGATAAAATTTCCATTTGTAAAATCATTAACATTTATAATGATTTTCAGGGGATTTGCAATCCACAAAGAACTTCTACTTTACGACTTAATTTTTTGCAGTAAAATTGTTTTAGCTGGATTTGGTTAATAAGAATTCCTGCTTAGGCGGTTTCTGTGGGGAAGGCTGTCAAAGCATACAGATATAGGTTAAAGAAAAGGCAGATGGAGATTACTCCAAGCAAGTTGCACTTTTGAAGatcgaatgcaaggggaaagtgtATCCATTGTCAGTGGAAAGACCCTTAAAAGCATTGATGTACACGAGAATCTTGAAGAATAACGCcttaacaggtatgtaggttaattgactgggtatatgtaaaaattgtccctagtgtgtgtaggatagtgtcagtgtgcggggatcactgggcggtgcggacttggtgggccgaaaaggcctgtttctgcgctgtatctgaaatatgaaaaatatttttaaaattaaatttaaaaaaaattaaacttggCAATTCAAGTAGATAGTGTGTTAAAGAAGacacatggtatgcttgcttcATTGGTCTGGGCTTTGAGTAGAAGTGTCAagaagtcatgttacagctttaAAACTTCAGTTAAACCACAATttgaatagtacaggtgtcaggttatgggaagaaggcaggagaatagggttaggagggagagatagatcgtccatgattgaaatgcggagtggacttgatgggccaaatggcctaattctactcctatcccacaTGACCATATGACAATGAGtaatgtgtgtagttctggtcaccccattacaggaaagacgtggaggctttggcgaGGGTGTTGGGGTGCGGAAGCATTGGTGATGCTTGGAGGCTTTTAGATGTGTacttggatatacagggaatggaaggatatggatcacgtgcaggcgattagtttaacttgggatTATTTTCAGcacacatcgtgggccaaaggacttgttcctgtgctgtactgttccatgatcTATGAAATGTGTTTACCTTGTAGAACATTGATGATGGAACCTCCGATAGGCCTTACAGTCATGCCCTCGTTGCTGGTATTGATCGCTATCCTCGAAAAGTGACGGCCAAAATGGGTAAGAAGAAGGTGGCCAAGAGGTCCAAGATCAAGTCCTTTGTGAAAGTATACAACTACAACCACCTGATGCCAACCAGGTGAGtacttcaatggttcttttattgtcgtgtgtcaaAGGTAAATTGTATTTTTTGCACATAGATCAGTGGGATTATTGCCAAATATAAAGACAATCCCTGATTAAGTACCATGTGCATAGAAACTGCCCGCTGAGTCTATATTCAATAGCCGCcagattttggcaccattttacacaATTCCCAAAGGCCAGTTGAAGCCATCACCTCATTCAGTTTGCCAGCGAGCCGTCCTCATTTTTCCTGCCTTcgtttgatttatttttttgctactgcaatGCTGTGTTCCAAAATGCCTTTTGGGCCACTAGATTAGTCACGGGCTGAAGGGCTTAAGTTTTACACAAGGTGCTTGACTAACTCAGGGTGAGGGTAATGGGTTTTACCGTAACCTGGGACTGTTGAAATGGTATTCTCCCTTTTGGTGTTAGCTGCAAGTGAAGTTAGTTaccggtccaccaccgatttttcggcaactggtggtctgacacctcctttaatccagacaaaatcatgagagcgtGCTTGAAATCCTCCCCAGGaagtccccccaaaaatgtggcacctcggtCGGATGTGCCAGCCGAtctcattgggacttccgcgccaatcggtgggtcgaatttgccccctacggttggggctctggaactccagctcgGCCATaggcggcagatccgttcccgcaGCTGACCTACAGCCGATTGACGGGTTGAATTTGCCTCCAGATGCCGGGGCTTTGGAATTTCTGCTCGCTGGAGGCAGCATATCCGTATCCATAGCCGTCTTTGTGAGCCGATATCTCGGCTGCCTAGGTGGACCATTCCAGTTCCATTAGACTCCTCGGAGGCCATGACCCCTGTGGTgcagcaaaacggataatccagaaaagctctggaaccaaggatgccggaAAATCTGTGGTGGGCCTGTATTATGTCATTATTGTGGTGAGATAATTGGTggagaggaagaaaaaaaaattgcacatcGAGTCATTTAACattgaaacaagcctttcagctcaacttgtccatgttggtcaatatgcccatctaagctggtcccattttagTTGTGGCCTGATGACGTAAAACACTACACGATTATTCATGGTGTGACGCGGAGATGGAAATATGATAGTATGAAATATTTTGAGGGACTATATTTCCCAAGTATTACTTTGACTTCCTTTTCCTTGGGTCTAGTGCAGTTGTAAAATGCTTCGTGCTTCAATTGCTTGTcaaatgcagatactggaatttgCCTTAAAGGTGACCATTATTATAGGCTCTGTGTTGATTGCAGCTGGACAACTTTAGTTTTGCACAGACATATCTGACCATTCTGAATGAGTTGTCAATGAAAGTTGCCTGAAGTTGTAACTTTTAAGGAAGTTTGCCAATTTTATTGCAGAGCAGATATCTTTTTCTAAGTGGTCTGAAGTAGAGTTCTGTTGACATCCTTGCATACATAAGGCTTCATGGCAAATATGATTTCATGAATGTGTCTTGGCCTGAACATTTGAAGTGAGAGTATCTTTTGGATTTCATTATTTCCATTCTTTGACTTTATACAGTGTGGAGCTTGAATCGTGTTTTCGTTTGAATTGCGATGAGAGACAGTGCAAGGAAATGGACGACTTCCCACCATGTCTTGGCCACTGAGCTCCTCAGTATCTCTTTGAAGTAGGAAATAATAGTGCAGGGATAGTGCACCATTGTTGTGCTTTCCTCTGCTGTGCTTAAACTGAAATAGATACCTTTGGGTTTGCTTGGAGAATAGGGAACCGACGTATTTACAGCAAAACTCCTGTTAAATATTCGGGTTGAGACTGGCAGTTTGGCTGATGactggtgtgtaagaaggaactgcagatgctggtttaaaccgaagatagacacaaaaagcagtagtaactcagagggacaggcagcatctctggagagaaggaatgcgtgacgttttgggttgagaccctttccaGTGACCACTGTCGGGCTACGTACTGGGGAGCAGTAGATGACTGAGAGATTGGGACTTATCTTGTTTTGCTGATTCAGTGTTTGACCTTCTTTAACCTAGAACCATGTTCCTTTGTGATAGTTTCTATTAGTTTTTTTCTCTGCAAAATTGTAACACCTATGGGTACAGTTAATAAAACTCGTTTTATTAGTTCATCCACAAGGAAACCTTTTGCCCACTTCATTTGGTGACTGTAATGAGTACTGAATGTGGTTGTTTATTGATCACCTCAACTACATGAAAGTGTTGCTGATCGGTTGCCTTGATTAATTTGATAGGAAAACATTACCTTTTTTTTAACAATCCACTGCAATTTctttcttttaaattacatttactCCTTTCTTGAAGCATAATTTCTTGGCTGTAGTTCCACCTTCTATTCTGCAGTCAAGTGACCAGTCTTTATTTAAAACACCAAGCAGCATATATTAACAAGCTCTTTTAACAATAGAGCAGAGAAAATAATATTAATTGTTTGATCTGTACTTCTCGGGCACAGTTCCTGTTCCTGCCACTGATCTTGGATCAAACTGTTTTAGTTTACATTATCATGGTCGTGAAGAATACTTAGGGCTTCTTTTAATAAATATCAAGTTTATGTCACAAGATGAATGATCTATTTAAGGCTCTCCTTGGACACTGGGTTGGTATTATggactttgttttattttcaggTACTCAGTTGACATTCCCTTGGATAAGACCCTTGTGAACAAGGATGTTTTCAGAGATCCTGCTTTGAAACGCAAAGCTAGGCGAGAAGCCAAAGTAAAATTTGAAGAAAGGTATGAAACAAATGTGGGATTAAGTTGAAACTTGAATGCCAAAATATATTTAACTTTGTGCTTGCGTCTTATTCAGTTTGCCTAGTGTGACTTTTGTTAGATCAAAGTTGACTTTGCAACCAACTTTCATTTGAAAAGGTTGTCCATTACTGTGAaaatatctgtggagtgaatgtatTCATTGTGCTCTTGCAAATATCAATTTACTTAAAAGAAGGGCTGCTCGTGTTTAAACTGGTAAAGTGTACAATAAAATAAAGTAGAATAAATGCACATGAAATATTAATTATCCCTCCCAACCTCATCATTGTGCAGCTGATGTTTTCCCCCAAAACATATAGACTAATGCGTGCATATTTAGCGGCCTTGTTATAGGTTAGCATGTTCCATCATATATTGTgtcttaaaaataaattattgatcTATATACACAAGATACCTAAGGTGCTTCAACAATGACCTACCAAATTAGGTGCAAGGTAGCTAAGGTATGCACCAGTAGTGCAAGAAGAATGGATGGTCCTTGTaaaagaaatattttaaatgcaagCTTTCCGATTCAACTTTTGTACTATCTGGTGAAATACCTGTGAATGTGAATTGGGGAGAGGGTGCAATAAACACAATAGCCTTTTTTTCTAGAGGCCATTATGGTTTAAATTTAATATCTAACATTCATCTAAAGGGAAAATCTTAGTTGATCATGTGAGGTTTCTTCACCTGATAATAATATGCAGTTAGATTTTATTTCTTTTGGTATCTGTATTGATTAATATGGATTATGTTTTTTGTGAAAATAACATTGTAAGAACTCTTGAAGAAATACTGattttgcttttatttattttttcgcaGGTACAAGACAGGGAAAAACAAATGGTTCTTCCAGAAGCTCCGATTCTAAGTTGTGTATCAGTAtaaataaattttcattttaaatgttttgacTATTAGTGTCATTTACTATCTAAGTAACTGAAATTTGCAGTTTTCAGTATTTTCAGACagcgaaaataggtgcaggagtgggccatttggcccttcgagccattcaatatgatcatggttgatcatccaaaataagtaccccgttcctgctttctccccatatcccttgattccattagccctaagagctatatctaactctctcttgaatacatccagtgaattggcctccactgccttttgtggcagagaattccacagattcacaacactggctgaaaaaggttttcctcatttcagtcctaaatggcctaccccttattcttacattcATGTAGAAAGGGGATGTCCTGCTTTGCGCATTTGATCAA encodes:
- the rpl27 gene encoding large ribosomal subunit protein eL27 produces the protein MGKFMKPGKVVLVLAGRYAGRKGVIVKNIDDGTSDRPYSHALVAGIDRYPRKVTAKMGKKKVAKRSKIKSFVKVYNYNHLMPTRYSVDIPLDKTLVNKDVFRDPALKRKARREAKVKFEERYKTGKNKWFFQKLRF